Proteins from a genomic interval of Streptomyces sp. NBC_01445:
- a CDS encoding ROK family protein, which produces MNVPPSSPVVLALDFGGTKTALTVADQHGTRLHDLTVETAAEHGAQAGLKRAVGAARSLLDGREPVAVGVSTIGIPGDDGVALAPNIPGWEELALGRELALEFPDSELRLATDVKAAARYECDAGALKGCDPGVYVNLGTGLAVAIVAGGTVLTGRHGASGEIGYNLRAAADVGLVSGDRIPLEDVVSGKALSRAAQAQGSTELAGHIGEFIDELAFHLVNLAIAVDPERIVVGGGMVRSWEALHDRLRHALDAAVPYPPQLVPAAHPYDAPLLGALALAVEAARTGT; this is translated from the coding sequence GTGAACGTGCCTCCATCCTCGCCCGTCGTCCTCGCCCTAGATTTCGGCGGCACCAAGACGGCCCTGACCGTCGCAGACCAGCACGGCACGCGGTTGCACGACCTCACCGTCGAGACCGCGGCGGAGCACGGCGCACAGGCAGGCCTCAAAAGGGCCGTGGGCGCCGCCCGCTCCCTCCTCGACGGCCGCGAACCGGTCGCCGTCGGGGTGTCCACCATCGGCATCCCCGGCGACGACGGGGTCGCCCTCGCCCCGAACATCCCCGGCTGGGAAGAGCTCGCCCTCGGGCGTGAACTCGCCCTGGAATTCCCGGATTCGGAGCTGCGCCTGGCCACCGACGTCAAGGCCGCGGCCCGCTACGAATGCGATGCCGGAGCGTTGAAAGGCTGCGACCCGGGCGTGTACGTCAACCTCGGCACCGGCCTCGCCGTCGCGATCGTGGCCGGCGGCACGGTCCTGACCGGACGGCACGGCGCGTCCGGCGAGATCGGCTACAACCTGCGGGCAGCCGCCGATGTCGGCCTGGTCTCCGGAGACCGGATCCCGCTGGAGGACGTCGTCAGCGGCAAGGCCCTCAGCCGGGCCGCGCAGGCACAAGGATCTACCGAACTCGCCGGTCATATCGGTGAGTTCATCGACGAGCTGGCCTTCCATCTCGTCAACCTCGCCATCGCCGTCGATCCCGAGCGGATCGTCGTCGGCGGCGGCATGGTCCGCTCCTGGGAGGCGCTGCACGACAGGCTGCGCCACGCCCTGGACGCGGCCGTGCCCTATCCGCCCCAGCTCGTACCCGCAGCGCATCCGTACGACGCGCCCCTGCTCGGGGCACTCGCGCTGGCCGTCGAGGCCGCGCGCACCGGAACCTGA
- a CDS encoding ABC transporter substrate-binding protein, translating into MRPTRILAAAVIGALAVTATACSETKHKGDSDGNNATQSSGPKKKGGTVTIANTAGQTWTCNFNPFNPAVYNTSIGFVYEPLIYVNTLKDAAETPMLAKSYKWNADKTQIDFTVRSGVKWNDGKPFTANDVAFTFNLMKRVPSTDLYALWTTAGLQSATASGDKVTLKFEKAAQPYFYAFAHQVAIVPEHVFGTGAAAAHPDTWVDKKPVGTGPFEVNPCSPNNIQYTANPDYWQPGKPYIQKVEYPAYLDNGPANLDLANGKAQWGSQFIPGIKQFYLDKSADNHTWSPPVLNVSIHPNLDPSHKMTSNLKVRQAISLAIDRDKVSKIGVGGQEPAANQSGIVTPTFDKYYDKAAVEKAGFDKPDPARAKKLLGELGYSPSKPLKLKIITITGYTDWDASLNVIKQNLKAVGIDLAVQDLAQQTMIGHLYTGDYDLAYYAQQTSGPTPYYELRQMLHSANTAPLGKNAASNWERYKNPKVDQLLNDYASANETKQVEIVKQVAQYMIDDVPVIPIVESVDWFQYNTKDIAGWPTEDNPYAQPAAYNFPDTGQVLTHLYSKSAQ; encoded by the coding sequence ATGAGGCCCACGCGCATCCTCGCCGCAGCGGTCATCGGCGCGCTCGCCGTGACGGCGACGGCCTGTTCGGAGACCAAGCACAAAGGCGACTCCGACGGCAACAACGCCACACAGAGCAGCGGCCCGAAGAAGAAGGGCGGCACGGTCACCATCGCCAACACGGCGGGGCAGACCTGGACCTGCAACTTCAATCCGTTCAACCCGGCCGTCTACAACACGTCCATCGGCTTCGTCTACGAACCCCTGATCTACGTCAACACGCTCAAGGACGCGGCCGAGACGCCGATGCTCGCCAAGAGCTACAAGTGGAACGCCGACAAGACGCAGATCGACTTCACGGTCCGCTCCGGCGTGAAGTGGAACGACGGCAAGCCGTTCACCGCCAACGACGTCGCGTTCACCTTCAACCTCATGAAGCGCGTCCCGTCCACCGACCTGTACGCGCTCTGGACCACGGCCGGACTCCAGTCGGCCACCGCCTCCGGTGACAAGGTCACCCTGAAGTTCGAGAAGGCGGCACAGCCCTACTTCTACGCCTTCGCCCACCAGGTCGCCATCGTGCCCGAGCACGTCTTCGGCACCGGCGCGGCCGCCGCCCACCCCGACACCTGGGTGGACAAGAAACCCGTCGGCACCGGCCCCTTCGAGGTCAACCCCTGCTCGCCGAACAACATCCAGTACACGGCCAACCCCGACTACTGGCAGCCGGGCAAGCCGTACATCCAGAAGGTCGAGTACCCGGCCTACCTCGACAACGGCCCCGCCAACCTCGACCTCGCCAACGGCAAGGCGCAGTGGGGGAGTCAGTTCATCCCGGGCATCAAGCAGTTCTACCTCGACAAGTCGGCCGACAACCACACCTGGTCGCCGCCCGTCCTGAACGTGAGCATCCACCCGAATCTCGACCCGTCCCACAAGATGACCAGCAACCTCAAGGTCCGCCAGGCGATCTCCCTCGCCATCGACCGGGACAAGGTCTCCAAGATCGGTGTCGGCGGCCAGGAACCGGCCGCGAACCAGTCGGGCATCGTGACACCGACGTTCGACAAGTACTACGACAAGGCGGCCGTGGAAAAGGCCGGCTTCGACAAGCCGGACCCGGCCCGCGCCAAGAAGCTTCTCGGCGAGCTCGGCTACTCCCCGTCCAAGCCGCTCAAGCTCAAGATCATCACGATCACCGGCTACACCGACTGGGACGCCTCGCTCAACGTCATCAAGCAGAACCTGAAGGCCGTCGGCATCGACCTCGCGGTCCAGGACCTCGCGCAGCAGACCATGATCGGCCACCTCTACACCGGCGACTACGACCTGGCGTACTACGCCCAGCAGACCAGCGGCCCCACCCCCTACTACGAGCTGCGCCAGATGCTGCACTCGGCCAACACCGCCCCGCTCGGCAAAAACGCCGCGAGCAACTGGGAGCGCTACAAGAACCCGAAGGTCGACCAGTTGCTCAACGACTACGCGTCGGCGAACGAGACGAAGCAGGTCGAGATCGTCAAGCAGGTCGCCCAGTACATGATCGACGACGTCCCGGTGATCCCGATCGTGGAGTCGGTGGACTGGTTCCAGTACAACACCAAGGACATCGCCGGCTGGCCCACCGAGGACAACCCCTACGCCCAGCCCGCGGCCTACAACTTCCCCGACACGGGCCAGGTGCTCACCCACCTGTACTCCAAGTCGGCCCAGTAG
- a CDS encoding ABC transporter permease — MRFILRRLGFFLLTLWAALTLNFFIPRFMPGDPVDALVVRTRGRVSRDALEQMLTSFGFKPDQNVAVQYFDYLGHMFTGNWGRSIGQTLGEPVTKLIGGALPWTLGLVGITTVLAFVLGTLIGTVSGWRRGGALDAVLPPIFVITSALPYFWVGLLLILVFSQGTGGWLPANFNYDTSIVPGFSPGFVGSVLSHAVLPAATLLITTIGGWILTMRNNMITTLAEDYVRMARAKGLGSRRIMYGYAARNAILPNLAGFAMSLGFVISGAILIEYVFNYPGIGYLLYNAVQNVDYPLMQALFMLFTVAVLVALLAVDIATVWLDPRARAKG, encoded by the coding sequence GTGCGCTTCATACTGCGCCGCCTGGGGTTCTTCCTGCTGACGCTCTGGGCGGCCCTCACCCTGAACTTCTTCATCCCGCGCTTCATGCCGGGCGACCCCGTCGACGCGCTCGTCGTGCGCACCCGCGGCCGGGTCTCCCGGGACGCGCTCGAACAGATGCTGACGTCGTTCGGCTTCAAGCCCGACCAGAACGTGGCGGTCCAGTACTTCGACTATCTGGGCCACATGTTCACCGGCAACTGGGGCCGCTCCATCGGCCAGACGCTGGGCGAGCCGGTCACCAAGCTGATCGGCGGCGCCCTGCCCTGGACCCTCGGCCTCGTCGGCATCACCACGGTCCTCGCCTTCGTGCTCGGCACACTCATCGGCACGGTCTCGGGCTGGCGCCGTGGCGGCGCCCTCGACGCGGTCCTCCCGCCGATCTTCGTGATCACGTCGGCGCTGCCGTACTTCTGGGTGGGCCTGCTGCTGATCCTGGTCTTCTCGCAGGGCACCGGCGGCTGGCTCCCCGCCAACTTCAACTACGACACCTCGATCGTGCCCGGCTTCTCCCCGGGCTTCGTCGGGAGTGTGCTCTCCCACGCCGTACTCCCGGCGGCGACGCTGCTCATCACCACGATCGGCGGCTGGATCCTCACCATGCGCAACAACATGATCACGACCCTGGCCGAGGACTACGTCCGGATGGCCCGCGCGAAGGGCCTCGGGTCCCGCCGGATCATGTACGGCTACGCGGCCCGTAACGCGATCCTGCCCAACCTGGCCGGCTTCGCCATGTCGCTCGGCTTCGTCATCTCGGGCGCGATCCTCATCGAGTACGTCTTCAACTACCCCGGGATCGGCTACCTCCTCTACAACGCCGTCCAGAACGTCGACTACCCGCTGATGCAGGCCCTGTTCATGCTGTTCACCGTCGCGGTGCTGGTGGCGCTGCTGGCCGTGGACATCGCGACCGTGTGGCTCGATCCACGAGCCAGGGCGAAGGGGTGA
- a CDS encoding ABC transporter permease, whose amino-acid sequence MTTTAITAPPPEKASARTRAGGGLWRAVRGNRKAMAGAVILLIFTVVAAFPGLFTSVDHPDEANFAPRLDPSTAHLLGTTALGQDIYSQLVYGTRESLVIAVVAGALATVLSVIVGVSAAYLGGIADDLLSLLTNVVLVIPAFPLVIILAKYAGKGSLTVILAVLVLTGWSYGANQLRAQALSLRNRDFLESARVRGERRSYIIVFEVLPTMTSLIVANFLGAALYSVLSAAGLQFLGLGDPNSQSWGTMLYWAQNQQALQTGTPLWSIAPGLCVALLGVAFALVNYAFDEIGNPALRPVRRRRKGA is encoded by the coding sequence ATGACCACCACCGCCATCACCGCCCCGCCGCCCGAGAAGGCCTCCGCCCGCACCCGGGCGGGAGGCGGCCTGTGGAGGGCGGTCCGCGGCAACCGCAAGGCCATGGCCGGTGCGGTGATCCTGCTGATCTTCACCGTCGTCGCCGCGTTCCCGGGCCTGTTCACCTCCGTCGACCACCCCGACGAGGCGAACTTCGCCCCGCGCCTCGACCCGTCCACCGCCCATCTCCTCGGCACGACGGCGCTCGGCCAGGACATCTACTCCCAACTCGTCTACGGCACACGGGAATCACTCGTCATCGCCGTCGTGGCCGGCGCGCTCGCCACCGTCCTGTCCGTGATCGTCGGCGTCTCCGCCGCGTACCTCGGAGGCATCGCCGACGACCTCCTGTCCCTGCTGACGAACGTCGTCCTCGTCATCCCCGCGTTCCCCCTGGTGATCATCCTCGCCAAGTACGCCGGCAAGGGCTCGCTCACCGTGATCCTCGCCGTGCTCGTCCTCACCGGCTGGTCCTACGGCGCCAACCAACTACGCGCCCAGGCACTGTCGTTGCGCAACCGGGACTTCCTGGAATCGGCCCGGGTGCGCGGCGAGCGACGCTCGTACATCATCGTCTTCGAAGTCCTGCCGACGATGACGTCCCTGATCGTCGCCAACTTCCTCGGTGCCGCGCTCTATTCGGTGCTGAGTGCGGCCGGCCTGCAGTTCCTCGGCCTCGGCGACCCGAACTCGCAGAGCTGGGGCACGATGCTCTACTGGGCCCAGAACCAGCAGGCCCTGCAGACCGGCACCCCGCTGTGGTCCATCGCCCCCGGCCTCTGCGTCGCCCTGCTCGGCGTCGCGTTCGCCCTCGTCAACTACGCCTTCGACGAGATCGGCAACCCGGCCCTGCGTCCCGTACGAAGGAGGCGCAAAGGTGCCTGA
- a CDS encoding ABC transporter ATP-binding protein, producing the protein MPEPLLSVTDLTVVYDTARGPVTAVDHVELIVEKGQFTAVVGESGCGKSTLMFAVAQLLNPPARIAGGAVRFRGENLVTLGERELNALRWRDYSVVLQSAMNALNPVATLAAQYKDAMAAHGTYTNEEIRARSTEVLDLVGIDPVHLHSYPHQLSGGMRQRAMIAMALLLTPDLVIMDEPTSALDVVAQRSLMVQIKELQQLLGFAVVFVTHDMSLVSHFSDQLLVMYAGQVVEQGPTRTVFDHPSHPYSRGLLEAFPSIRGPRVPLKGIPGSPPDLAAPPAGCRFTPRCPLVHEQCHDTEPALYEVGTARSRCLLHLTEAVS; encoded by the coding sequence GTGCCTGAACCCCTACTGAGTGTCACCGACCTGACCGTCGTCTACGACACCGCGCGCGGCCCTGTCACAGCCGTCGACCACGTCGAACTCATCGTGGAGAAAGGGCAGTTCACTGCCGTCGTCGGCGAATCCGGCTGCGGCAAGTCCACCCTGATGTTCGCCGTCGCGCAGCTGCTCAACCCGCCCGCCCGCATCGCCGGCGGCGCTGTCCGCTTCCGCGGCGAGAACCTCGTCACCCTCGGCGAACGCGAACTCAACGCCCTGCGCTGGCGCGACTACTCCGTCGTCCTGCAGTCCGCCATGAACGCCCTGAACCCGGTGGCCACCCTCGCCGCCCAGTACAAGGACGCCATGGCGGCACACGGCACCTACACCAACGAGGAGATCCGAGCCCGCTCCACCGAGGTCCTCGACCTCGTCGGCATCGACCCGGTCCATCTGCACAGCTACCCGCACCAGCTGTCCGGCGGCATGCGCCAGCGCGCCATGATCGCCATGGCGCTGCTGCTCACCCCGGACCTGGTCATCATGGACGAACCGACCTCGGCGCTCGACGTCGTCGCCCAGCGCTCTCTCATGGTCCAGATCAAGGAACTCCAGCAACTCCTCGGCTTCGCCGTTGTGTTCGTCACCCACGACATGTCCCTCGTCAGCCACTTCTCCGACCAGCTCCTCGTCATGTACGCGGGCCAGGTCGTCGAGCAGGGCCCCACCCGCACCGTCTTCGACCACCCCTCCCACCCCTACAGCCGCGGGCTCCTCGAAGCGTTCCCCTCGATCCGTGGCCCCCGCGTCCCCCTGAAGGGCATCCCCGGCAGTCCGCCCGACCTCGCCGCACCGCCCGCGGGCTGCCGCTTCACCCCGCGCTGCCCCCTCGTCCACGAGCAGTGCCACGACACCGAGCCCGCCCTGTACGAAGTCGGCACGGCCCGCTCCCGCTGCCTGCTGCACCTCACGGAGGCCGTCTCATGA
- a CDS encoding ABC transporter ATP-binding protein: protein MSPLLETIGLTRHFKVGTGLTRRVLHAVDDVDLTIGAREIVALVGESGSGKSTLARLVAQVHRPTSGEIRYEGQPLTAQRGRKAKLAYRGDVPMVFQDPFASLNPAYRVSHGILRGLKLHRPELSGAERQAEAERVVEAVGLTPAADVLARFPYELSGGQRQRIGFAQALAHRPKLILADEPVSMLDVSIRIGLLNVMADLRETEGVSILYITHDIAGARYLSDRIAVMYGGHVVETGPTEDVLARPRHPYTELLLSAVPDPRAPLDVDAAAAKTDPPVVIDPTPSCRFRTRCPLAVDECHHVTPRLQPVGRGHTAACHVTAPPEGAQ from the coding sequence ATGAGCCCTCTGCTCGAAACGATCGGCCTCACCCGCCACTTCAAGGTCGGCACCGGGCTCACCCGCCGTGTCCTGCACGCCGTCGACGACGTCGACCTCACCATCGGCGCACGCGAGATCGTCGCCCTCGTCGGCGAGAGCGGCAGCGGCAAGTCCACACTCGCCCGTCTCGTAGCCCAGGTCCACAGGCCCACCAGCGGCGAGATCCGGTACGAGGGACAGCCGCTGACCGCCCAGCGCGGCCGCAAGGCGAAGCTCGCGTACCGCGGCGACGTCCCCATGGTCTTCCAGGACCCCTTCGCCTCCCTCAACCCCGCCTACCGCGTCTCCCACGGCATCCTGCGCGGTCTCAAGCTGCACCGCCCCGAACTGAGCGGCGCCGAGCGCCAGGCAGAGGCCGAGCGTGTCGTCGAAGCGGTCGGCCTCACCCCCGCCGCCGACGTCCTGGCCCGCTTCCCGTACGAACTCTCCGGCGGCCAGCGCCAGCGCATCGGCTTCGCCCAGGCCCTCGCCCACCGCCCCAAACTGATCCTCGCCGACGAACCCGTCTCCATGCTCGACGTCTCCATCCGCATCGGCCTGCTCAACGTCATGGCCGACCTGCGCGAGACCGAGGGCGTCTCCATCCTCTACATCACCCACGACATCGCCGGCGCCCGCTACCTCTCCGACCGGATCGCCGTCATGTACGGCGGCCACGTCGTCGAGACCGGCCCCACCGAGGACGTCCTCGCCCGCCCCCGCCACCCCTACACCGAGCTGCTCCTGTCCGCCGTCCCCGACCCGCGCGCCCCCCTCGACGTCGACGCGGCCGCCGCCAAGACCGACCCGCCCGTCGTCATCGACCCCACCCCCAGCTGTCGCTTCCGCACCCGCTGCCCGCTCGCCGTGGACGAGTGCCACCACGTCACCCCGCGCCTGCAGCCGGTCGGCAGGGGTCACACGGCGGCCTGCCACGTCACCGCCCCGCCCGAGGGCGCCCAGTGA
- a CDS encoding M20/M25/M40 family metallo-hydrolase, with the protein MSESSTGRTVSGEDEVVDLCRELIQIDTSNYGDHSGPGERKAAEYVAEKLAEVGLEPQIFESHPGRASTVARIQGEDPSRPALLIHGHTDVVPANAADWTHHPFSGEIADGCVWGRGAVDMKDMDAMTLAVVRDRLRSGRKPPRDIVLAFLADEEAGGTYGARHLVDKHPDLFEGCTEAISEVGGFSFTVNEKLRLYLVETAQKGMHWMKLTVDGTAGHGSMIHKDNAITELSEAVGRLGRHKFPVRVTKTLRHFLDELGDALGTELDPENMDETLAKLGGIAKLIGASLQNTANPTQLGAGYKVNVIPGQATAHIDGRYLPGYEEEFLADLDRILGPNVQREDVHADKALETTFDGALVDAMQTALRAEDPIARAVPYMLSAGTDAKSFDDLGIRGFGFAPLKLPPELDFAGMFHGVDERVPVDGLKFGVRVLDRFIDAS; encoded by the coding sequence GTGAGCGAGTCGAGCACGGGCAGGACGGTCTCGGGCGAGGACGAGGTCGTCGACCTCTGTCGTGAGCTGATCCAGATCGACACCAGCAACTACGGCGACCACTCCGGTCCCGGCGAGCGCAAAGCCGCCGAGTACGTGGCGGAGAAGCTCGCCGAGGTGGGCCTCGAGCCCCAGATCTTCGAGTCGCACCCGGGCCGGGCCTCGACGGTCGCCCGCATCCAGGGCGAGGACCCCTCGCGGCCCGCGCTCCTGATCCACGGCCACACCGACGTGGTACCGGCCAACGCGGCGGACTGGACCCACCACCCCTTCTCCGGCGAGATCGCCGACGGGTGCGTCTGGGGCCGCGGCGCCGTCGACATGAAGGACATGGACGCGATGACCCTCGCGGTCGTCCGCGACCGGCTGCGCAGCGGCCGCAAGCCCCCGCGCGACATCGTCCTGGCCTTCCTCGCCGACGAGGAGGCGGGCGGCACGTACGGCGCGCGACACCTCGTCGACAAGCACCCGGACCTCTTCGAGGGCTGCACGGAGGCGATCAGCGAGGTGGGCGGGTTCTCCTTCACCGTCAACGAGAAGCTGCGGCTCTACCTCGTCGAGACGGCCCAGAAGGGCATGCACTGGATGAAGCTGACCGTGGACGGCACGGCCGGACACGGTTCGATGATCCACAAGGACAACGCGATCACCGAGCTGTCCGAGGCCGTCGGCCGCCTGGGGCGCCACAAGTTCCCGGTGCGGGTCACCAAGACGCTGCGGCACTTCCTCGACGAGCTCGGCGACGCGCTCGGCACCGAGCTCGACCCGGAGAACATGGACGAGACGCTCGCCAAGCTCGGCGGCATCGCCAAGCTGATCGGCGCCTCGCTGCAGAACACCGCCAACCCGACCCAGCTCGGCGCCGGCTACAAGGTGAACGTGATCCCCGGGCAGGCCACCGCGCACATCGACGGCCGCTATCTGCCGGGCTACGAGGAGGAGTTCCTCGCCGACCTCGACCGCATCCTCGGCCCGAACGTCCAGCGCGAGGACGTGCACGCGGACAAGGCCCTGGAGACCACCTTCGACGGCGCGCTCGTCGACGCCATGCAGACGGCGCTCCGGGCCGAGGACCCGATCGCCCGCGCGGTGCCGTACATGCTCTCCGCCGGCACCGACGCCAAGTCCTTCGACGACCTCGGCATCCGCGGGTTCGGCTTCGCTCCGCTGAAGCTGCCGCCGGAGCTGGACTTCGCGGGCATGTTCCACGGCGTTGACGAGCGGGTTCCGGTCGACGGACTCAAGTTCGGCGTGCGCGTGCTCGACCGGTTCATCGACGCGTCCTGA
- a CDS encoding chaplin gives MIKKVVAAAAATGGLVLAGAGIAAADAGAQGAAVKSPGVISGNVIQVPVHIPVNACGNTVSVIGLLNPAFGNACVNK, from the coding sequence ATGATCAAGAAGGTCGTCGCTGCTGCGGCTGCCACTGGTGGTCTCGTGCTCGCTGGTGCGGGCATCGCCGCTGCCGACGCCGGGGCTCAGGGTGCCGCCGTGAAGTCTCCCGGCGTCATCTCGGGCAACGTCATCCAGGTTCCGGTCCACATCCCGGTGAACGCCTGTGGCAACACGGTGTCCGTGATCGGGCTGCTGAACCCCGCCTTCGGCAACGCCTGCGTCAACAAGTGA
- a CDS encoding chaplin — translation MRQVTRKGLITVAAATGVLAVSGGYAHADSGAEGGSSGSPGVLSGNTIQLPVDVPVNACGNTVNVVGLLNPTAGNDCANTSKPGGGHPGGSHHGGGATAEGGTSDSPGVGSGNHVQVPVHVPVNACGNSVSVIGLLNPAGGNDCANSPGGDEPTTPPTKPPTQPEPNTPAPPKPVTPSTPNHPGTQTVTQPEGSEQLAETGSSMPLGTVLPAGAGALLAGALLYRRARAGV, via the coding sequence ATGCGACAGGTCACGCGCAAAGGCCTGATCACCGTGGCGGCCGCGACCGGCGTACTCGCCGTGTCCGGGGGCTACGCACACGCAGACTCCGGTGCCGAGGGAGGCTCGTCGGGATCGCCCGGCGTCCTCTCCGGCAACACGATCCAGCTCCCTGTGGACGTCCCGGTCAACGCGTGTGGCAACACCGTGAACGTCGTCGGGCTGCTCAACCCCACGGCGGGCAACGACTGTGCCAACACGTCGAAGCCGGGAGGTGGCCACCCCGGTGGGAGCCATCACGGCGGCGGCGCCACGGCCGAGGGGGGCACGAGCGATTCGCCCGGTGTCGGCTCCGGCAACCATGTGCAGGTCCCGGTCCATGTGCCGGTCAACGCCTGCGGCAACAGCGTCTCGGTCATCGGGCTGCTCAACCCCGCGGGGGGCAACGACTGCGCGAACTCGCCGGGAGGCGACGAGCCGACGACCCCGCCGACCAAGCCGCCGACGCAGCCGGAGCCGAACACGCCCGCGCCGCCGAAGCCGGTGACCCCCAGCACCCCGAACCACCCGGGGACGCAGACCGTCACCCAGCCCGAGGGTTCGGAGCAGCTCGCCGAGACCGGCAGCTCGATGCCGCTGGGAACGGTCCTGCCGGCCGGTGCGGGCGCCCTGCTCGCAGGCGCGCTCCTCTACCGGCGGGCGCGGGCAGGCGTGTGA
- a CDS encoding DUF5703 family protein has translation MPEYEFVDVYVPRGVSRKDATRLLTDHAEYGHWELDRLSLLRDGSRRVRLRRRIIRQLRATW, from the coding sequence ATGCCGGAATACGAATTTGTCGACGTGTACGTCCCGCGCGGGGTCTCCCGCAAGGACGCCACACGCCTGCTGACCGACCATGCCGAGTACGGACACTGGGAGTTGGACCGCCTGAGCCTGTTGCGCGACGGCAGCCGCAGGGTGCGGTTGCGCCGGCGGATCATCCGCCAGCTTCGCGCCACGTGGTGA